From the Streptococcus halotolerans genome, the window AAGTGACGACTTGGATGTCTTGAATCAGGCAACCACTGATAAGAAAGCAACCGCAACAGACTTAGTGAATGCCTTGGAAGATGGTCCTGAGAAAGATGCGTTGAAAGAACGGTTAACCAATGTTGTCCCATCAGAAGTAACCGTTAATGACAAAAATAACAACGGCAAAGACGATGCCCAAGAAGAGGCCGAAAAAGCTGCAGCCTTGAAAGCAGCGCAAGACGCCGTCAAAGCCGCAGAAGACGCATCAGACGCTGGAAAAGCTAAGAAGGCCGACGCAGAATCAGACCAAATTGTCAGTCAACAAGAAAGTGACGACTTGGATGTCTTGAATCAGGCAACCACTGATAAGAAAGCAACCGCAACAGACTTAGTGAATGCCTTGGAAGATGGTCCTGAGAAAGATGCGTTGAAAGAACGGTTAACCAATGTTGTCCCATCAGAAGTAACCGTTAATGACAAAAATAACAACGGCAAAGACGATGCCCAAGAAGAGGCCGAAAAAGCTGCAGCCTTGAAAGCAGCGCAAGACGCCGTCAAAGCCGCAGAAGACGCATCAGACGCTGGAAAAGCTAAGAAGGCCGACGCAGAATCAGACCAAATTGTCAGTCAACAAGAAAGTGACGACTTGGATGTCTTGAATCAGGCAACCACTGATAAGAAAGCAACCGCAACAGACTTAGTGAATGCCTTGGAAGATGGTCCTGAGAAAGATGCGTTGAAAGAACGGTTAACCAATGTTGTCCCATCAGAAGTAACCGTTAATGACAAAAATAACAACGGCAAAGACGATGCCCAAGAAGAGGCCGAAAAAGCTGCAGCCTTGAAAGCAGCGCAAGACGCCGTCAAAGCCGCAGAAGACGCATCAGACGCTGGAAAAGCTAAGAAGGCCGACGCAGAATCAGACCAAATTGTCAGTCAACAAGAAAGTGACGACTTGGATGTCTTGAATCAGGCAACCACTGATAAGAAAGCAACCGCAACAGACTTAGTGAATGCCTTGGAAGATGGTCCTGAGAAAGATGCGTTGAAAGAACGGTTAACCAATGTTGTCCCATCAGAAGTAACCGTTAATGACAAAAATAACAACGGCAAAGACGATGCCCAAGAAGAGGCCGAAAAAGCTGCAGCCTTGAAAGCAGCGCAAGACGCCGTCAAAGCCGCAGAAGACGCATCAGACGCTGGAAAAGCTAAGAAGGCCGACGCAGAATCAGACCAAATTGTCAGTCAACAAGAAAGTGACGACTTGGATGTCTTGAATCAGGCAACCACTGATAAGAAAGCAACCGCAACAGACTTAGTGAATGCCTTGGAAGATGGTCCTGAGAAAGATGCGTTGAAAGAACGGTTAACCAATGTTGTCCCATCAGAAGTAACCGTTAATGACAAAAATAACAACGGCAAAGACGATGCCCAAGAAGAGGCCGAAAAAGCTGCAGCCTTGAAAGCAGCGCAAGACGCCGTCAAAGCCGCAGAAGACGCATCAGACGCTGGAAAAGCTAAGAAGGCCGACGCAGAATCAGACCAAATTGTCAGTCAACAAGAAAGTGACGACTTGGATGTCTTGAATCAGGCAACCACTGATAAGAAAGCAACCGCAACAGACTTAGTGAATGCCTTGGAAGATGGTCCTGAGAAAGATGCGTTGAAAGAACGGTTAACCAATGTTGTCCCATCAGAAGTAACCGTTAATGACAAAAATAACAACGGCAAAGACGATGCCCAAGAAGAGGCCGAAAAAGCTGCAGCCTTGAAAGCAGCGCAAGACGCCGTCAAAGCCGCAGAAGACGCATCAGACGCTGGAAAAGCTAAGAAGGCCGACGCAGAATCAGACCAAATTGTCAGTCAACAAGAAAGTGACGACTTGGATGTCTTGAATCAGGCAACCACTGATAAGAAAGCAACCGCAACAGACTTAGTGAATGCCTTGGAAGATGGTCCTGAGAAAGATGCGTTGAAAGAACGGTTAACCAATGTTGTCCCATCAGAAGTAACCGTTAATGACAAAAATAACAACGGCAAAGACGATGCCCAAGAAGAGGCCGAAAAAGCTGCAGCCTTGAAAGCAGCGCAAGACGCCGTCAAAGCCGCAGAAGACGCATCAGACGCTGGAAAAGCTAAGAAGGCCGACGCAGAATCAGACCAAATTGTCAGTCAACAAGAAAGTGACGACTTGGATGTCTTGAATCAGGCAACCACTGATAAGAAAGCAACCGCAACAGACTTAGTGAATGCCTTGGAAGATGGTCCTGAGAAAGATGCGTTGAAAGAACGGTTAACCAATGTTGTCCCATCAGAAGTAACCGTTAATGACAAAAATAACAACGGCAAAGACGATGCCCAAGAAGAGGCCGAAAAAGCTGCAGCCTTGAAAGCAGCGCAAGACGCCGTCAAAGCCGCAGAAGACGCATCAGACGCTGGAAAAGCTAAGAAGGCCGACGCAGAATCAGACCAAATTGTCAGTCAACAAGAAAGTGACGACTTGGATGTCTTGAATCAGGCAACCACTGATAAGAAAGCAACCGCAACAGACTTAGTGAATGCCTTGGAAGATGGTCCTGAGAAAGATGCGTTGAAAGAACGGTTAACCAATGTTGTCCCATCAGAAGTAACCGTTAATGACAAAAATAACAACGGCAAAGACGATGCCCAAGAAGAGGCCGAAAAAGCTGCAGCCTTGAAAGCAGCGCAAGACGCCGTCAAAGCCGCAGAAGACGCATCAGACGCTGGAAAAGCTAAGAAGGCCGACGCAGAATCAGACCAAATTGTCAGTCAACAAGAAAGTGACGACTTGGATGTCTTGAATCAGGCAACCACTGATAAGAAAGCAACCGCAACAGACTTAGTGAATGCCTTGGAAGATGGTCCTGAGAAAGATGCGTTGAAAGAACGGTTAACCAATGTTGTCCCATCAGAAGTAACCGTTAATGACAAAAATAACAACGGCAAAGACGATGCCCAAGAAGAGGCCGAAAAAGCTGCAGCCTTGAAAGCAGCGCAAGACGCCGTCAAAGCCGCAGAAGACGCATCAGACGCTGGAAAAGCTAAGAAGGCCGACGCAGAATCAGACCAAATTGTCAGTCAACAAGAAAGTGACGACTTGGATGTCTTGAATCAGGCAACCACTGATAAGAAAGCAACCGCAACAGACTTAGTGAATGCCTTGGAAGATGGTCCTGAGAAAGATGCGTTGAAAGAACGGTTAACCAATGTTGTCCCATCAGAAGTAACCGTTAATGACAAAAATAACAACGGCAAAGACGATGCCCAAGAAGAGGCCGAAAAAGCTGCAGCCTTGAAAGCAGCGCAAGACGCCGTCAAAGCCGCAGAAGACGCATCAGACGCTGGAAAAGCTAAGAAGGCCGACGCAGAATCAGACCAAATTGTCAGTCAACAAGAAAGTGACGACTTGGATGTCTTGAATCAGGCAACCACTGATAAGAAAGCAACCGCAACAGACTTAGTGAATGCCTTGGAAGATGGTCCTGAGAAAGATGCGTTGAAAGAACGGTTAACCAATGTTGTCCCATCAGAAGTAACCGTTAATGACAAAAATAACAACGGCAAAGACGATGCCCAAGAAGAGGCCGAAAAAGCTGCAGCCTTGAAAGCAGCGCAAGACGCCGTCAAAGCCGCAGAAGACGCATCAGACGCTGGAAAAGCTAAGAAGGCCGACGCAGAATCAGACCAAATTGTCAGTCAACAAGAAAGTGACGACTTGGATGTCTTGAATCAGGCAACCACTGATAAGAAAGCAACCGCAACAGACTTAGTGAATGCCTTGGAAGATGGTCCTGAGAAAGATGCGTTGAAAGAACGGTTAACCAATGTTGTCCCATCAGAAGTAACCGTTAATGACAAAAATAACAACGGCAAAGACGATGCCCAAGAAGAGGCCGAAAAAGCTGCAGCCTTGAAAGCAGCGCAAGACGCCGTCAAAGCCGCAGAAGACGCATCAGACGCTGGAAAAGCTAAGAAGGCCGACGCAGAATCAGACCAAATTGTCAGTCAACAAGAAAGTGACGACTTGGATGTCTTGAATCAGGCAACCACTGATAAGAAAGCAACCGCAACAGACTTAGTGAATGCCTTGGAAGATGGTCCTGAGAAAGATGCGTTGAAAGAACGGTTAACCAATGTTGTCCCATCAGAAGTAACCGTTAATGACAAAAATAACAACGGCAAAGACGATGCCCAAGAAGAGGCCGAAAAAGCTGCAGCCTTGAAAGCAGCGCAAGACGCCGTCAAAGCCGCAGAAGACGCATCAGACGCTGGAAAAGCTAAGAAGGCCGACGCAGAATCAGACCAAATTGTCAGTCAACAAGAAAGTGACGACTTGGATGTCTTGAATCAGGCAACCACTGATAAGAAAGCAACCGCAACAGACTTAGTGAATGCCTTGGAAGATGGTCCTGAGAAAGATGCGTTGAAAGAACGGTTAACCAATGTTGTCCCATCAGAAGTAACCGTTAATGACAAAAATAACAACGGCAAAGACGATGCCCAAGAAGAGGCCGAAAAAGCTGCAGCCTTGAAAGCAGCGCAAGACGCCGTCAAAGCCGCAGAAGACGCATCAGACGCTGGAAAAGCTAAGAAGGCCGACGCAGAATCAGACCAAATTGTCAGTCAACAAGAAAGTGACGACTTGGATGTCTTGAATCAGGCAACCACTGATAAGAAAGCAACCGCAACAGACTTAGTGAATGCCTTGGAAGATGGTCCTGAGAAAGATGCGTTGAAAGAACGGTTAACCAATGTTGTCCCATCAGAAGTAACCGTTAATGACAAAAATAACAACGGCAAAGACGATGCCCAAGAAGAGGCCGAAAAAGCTGCAGCCTTGAAAGCAGCGCAAGACGCCGTCAAAGCCGCAGAAGACGCATCAGACGCTGGAAAAGCTAAGAAGGCCGACGCAGAATCAGACCAAATTGTCAGTCAACAAGAAAGTGACGACTTGGATGTCTTGAATCAGGCAACCACTGATAAGAAAGCAACCGCAACAGACTTAGTGAATGCCTTGGAAGATGGTCCTGAGAAAGATGCGTTGAAAGAACGGTTAACCAATGTTGTCCCATCAGAAGTAACCGTTAATGACAAAAATAACAACGGCAAAGACGATGCCCAAGAAGAGGCCGAAAAAGCTGCAGCCTTGAAAGCAGCGCAAGACGCCGTCAAAGCCGCAGAAGACGCATCAGACGCTGGAAAAGCTAAGAAGGCCGACGCAGAATCAGACCAAATTGTCAGTCAACAAGAAAGTGACGACTTGGATGTCTTGAATCAGGCAACCACTGATAAGAAAGCAACCGCAACAGACTTAGTGAATGCCTTGGAAGATGGTCCTGAGAAAGATGCGTTGAAAGAACGGTTAACCAATGTTGTCCCATCAGAAGTAACCGTTAATGACAAAAATAACAACGGCAAAGACGATGCCCAAGAAGAGGCCGAAAAAGCTGCAGCCTTGAAAGCAGCGCAAGACGCCGTCAAAGCCGCAGAAGACGCATCAGACGCTGGAAAAGCTAAGAAGGCCGACGCAGAATCAGACCAAATTGTCAGTCAACAAGAAAGTGACGACTTGGATGTCTTGAATCAGGCAACCACTGATAAGAAAGCAACCGCAACAGACTTAGTGAATGCCTTGGAAGATGGTCCTGAGAAAGATGCGTTGAAAGAACGGTTAACCAATGTTGTCCCATCAGAAGTAACCGTTAATGACAAAAATAACAACGGCAAAGACGATGCCCAAGAAGAGGCCGAAAAAGCTGCAGCCTTGAAAGCAGCGCAAGACGCCGTCAAAGCCGCAGAAGACGCATCAGACGCTGGAAAAGCTAAGAAGGCCGACGCAGAATCAGACCAAATTGTCAGTCAACAAGAAAGTGACGACTTGGATGTCTTGAATCAGGCAACCACTGATAAGAAAGCAACCGCAACAGACTTAGTGAATGCCTTGGAAGATGGTCCTGAGAAAGATGCGTTGAAAGAACGGTTAACCAATGTTGTCCCATCAGAAGTAACCGTTAATGACAAAAATAACAACGGCAAAGACGATGCCCAAGAAGAGGCCGAAAAAGCTGCAGCCTTGAAAGCAGCGCAAGACGCCGTCAAAGCCGCAGAAGACGCATCAGACGCTGGAAAAGCTAAGAAGGCCGACGCAGAATCAGACCAAATTGTCAGTCAACAAGAAAGTGACGACTTGGATGTCTTGAATCAGGCAACCACTGATAAGAAAGCAACCGCAACAGACTTAGTGAATGCCTTGGAAGATGGTCCTGAGAAAGATGCGTTGAAAGAACGGTTAACCAATGTTGTCCCATCAGAAGTAACCGTTAATGACAAAAATAACAACGGCAAAGACGATGCCCAAGAAGAGGCCGAAAAAGCTGCAGCCTTGAAAGCAGCGCAAGACGCCGTCAAAGCCGCAGAAGACGCATCAGACGCTGGAAAAGCTAAGAAGGCCGACGCAGAATCAGACCAAATTGTCAGTCAACAAGAAAGTGACGACTTGGATGTCTTGAATCAGGCAACCACTGATAAGAAAGCAACCGCAACAGACTTAGTGAATGCCTTGGAAGATGGTCCTGAGAAGGCTTCCCTCAAAGCTCGTCTTGACCAAGTGAA encodes:
- a CDS encoding GA-like domain-containing protein; translated protein: MFHKQKDRFSIRKFKIGVGSVFLGSFLLVAPQVYAEETVNANSEVIAKPDAPLAEQTPIAKESLQLVGENADATKLENEESQPAQELKLTNPEVSQPAEVETPEVSQPAEVKAPEVSAAATPAESKSADSTEKTPENKQHETVEVNEQPTNTNQIGASFRSVGSDRSASDNRESQPFELGNAEYNNKARLEVTKKNMVDYFIVGGNAKGDDVNPTTLTDDVSGQAGSLGLKNKINMNEDFTLIGKLNLGDKYEGYSPNGRKGGDGVSLAFTTANPGVVGLSGASIGLGGIPNSFGFKLDTWHNTSNPDASQKASRDPKINRTEDAAFGAFYSTNGAGVATTDAKDAQKLNNPPMNNEFKDLAVSYNGSTKVMTVTYAGQTFSRNIQNFLDSTRRTTRQKAGEEELAFAIFASTGAGTNLQQFDLTKFEYSTGGNYIKVLYKDDVTGEIIKEKIYSGTTRDTLNLSDKLSLPNYVMKRTNADTAEGYQDENNIAFRSGIQTITYTYAKADKTELKKLVDGDAALKASSDYTTASKETQDAYNAAITEGNKVLADTKAEQPAIDASVKNINDAITALKASAKEAADAAAEKAAALKAAQDAVKAAEDASDAGKAKKADAESDQIVSQQESDDLDVLNQATTDKKATATDLVNALEDGPEKDALKERLTNVVPSEVTVNDKNNNGKDDAQEEAEKAAALKAAQDAVKAAEDASDAGKAKKADAESDQIVSQQESDDLDVLNQATTDKKATATDLVNALEDGPEKDALKERLTNVVPSEVTVNDKNNNGKDDAQEEAEKAAALKAAQDAVKAAEDASDAGKAKKADAESDQIVSQQESDDLDVLNQATTDKKATATDLVNALEDGPEKDALKERLTNVVPSEVTVNDKNNNGKDDAQEEAEKAAALKAAQDAVKAAEDASDAGKAKKADAESDQIVSQQESDDLDVLNQATTDKKATATDLVNALEDGPEKDALKERLTNVVPSEVTVNDKNNNGKDDAQEEAEKAAALKAAQDAVKAAEDASDAGKAKKADAESDQIVSQQESDDLDVLNQATTDKKATATDLVNALEDGPEKDALKERLTNVVPSEVTVNDKNNNGKDDAQEEAEKAAALKAAQDAVKAAEDASDAGKAKKADAESDQIVSQQESDDLDVLNQATTDKKATATDLVNALEDGPEKDALKERLTNVVPSEVTVNDKNNNGKDDAQEEAEKAAALKAAQDAVKAAEDASDAGKAKKADAESDQIVSQQESDDLDVLNQATTDKKATATDLVNALEDGPEKDALKERLTNVVPSEVTVNDKNNNGKDDAQEEAEKAAALKAAQDAVKAAEDASDAGKAKKADAESDQIVSQQESDDLDVLNQATTDKKATATDLVNALEDGPEKDALKERLTNVVPSEVTVNDKNNNGKDDAQEEAEKAAALKAAQDAVKAAEDASDAGKAKKADAESDQIVSQQESDDLDVLNQATTDKKATATDLVNALEDGPEKDALKERLTNVVPSEVTVNDKNNNGKDDAQEEAEKAAALKAAQDAVKAAEDASDAGKAKKADAESDQIVSQQESDDLDVLNQATTDKKATATDLVNALEDGPEKDALKERLTNVVPSEVTVNDKNNNGKDDAQEEAEKAAALKAAQDAVKAAEDASDAGKAKKADAESDQIVSQQESDDLDVLNQATTDKKATATDLVNALEDGPEKDALKERLTNVVPSEVTVNDKNNNGKDDAQEEAEKAAALKAAQDAVKAAEDASDAGKAKKADAESDQIVSQQESDDLDVLNQATTDKKATATDLVNALEDGPEKDALKERLTNVVPSEVTVNDKNNNGKDDAQEEAEKAAALKAAQDAVKAAEDASDAGKAKKADAESDQIVSQQESDDLDVLNQATTDKKATATDLVNALEDGPEKDALKERLTNVVPSEVTVNDKNNNGKDDAQEEAEKAAALKAAQDAVKAAEDASDAGKAKKADAESDQIVSQQESDDLDVLNQATTDKKATATDLVNALEDGPEKDALKERLTNVVPSEVTVNDKNNNGKDDAQEEAEKAAALKAAQDAVKAAEDASDAGKAKKADAESDQIVSQQESDDLDVLNQATTDKKATATDLVNALEDGPEKDALKERLTNVVPSEVTVNDKNNNGKDDAQEEAEKAAALKAAQDAVKAAEDASDAGKAKKADAESDQIVSQQESDDLDVLNQATTDKKATATDLVNALEDGPEKDALKERLTNVVPSEVTVNDKNNNGKDDAQEEAEKAAALKAAQDAVKAAEDASDAGKAKKADAESDQIVSQQESDDLDVLNQATTDKKATATDLVNALEDGPEKDALKERLTNVVPSEVTVNDKNNNGKDDAQEEAEKAAALKAAQDAVKAAEDASDAGKAKKADAESDQIVSQQESDDLDVLNQATTDKKATATDLVNALEDGPEKDALKERLTNVVPSEVTVNDKNNNGKDDAQEEAEKAAALKAAQDAVKAAEDASDAGKAKKADAESDQIVSQQESDDLDVLNQATTDKKATATDLVNALEDGPEKDALKERLTNVVPSEVTVNDKNNNGKDDAQEEAEKAAALKAAQDAVKAAEDASDAGKAKKADAESDQIVSQQESDDLDVLNQATTDKKATATDLVNALEDGPEKDALKERLTNVVPSEVTVNDKNNNGKDDAQEEAEKAAALKAAQDAVKAAEDASDAGKAKKADAESDQIVSQQESDDLDVLNQATTDKKATATDLVNALEDGPEKDALKERLTNVVPSEVTVNDKNNNGKDDAQEEAEKAAALKAAQDAVKAAEDASDAGKAKKADAESDQIVSQQESDDLDVLNQATTDKKATATDLVNALEDGPEKDALKERLTNVVPSEVTVNDKNNNGKDDAQEEAEKAAALKAAQDAVKAAEDASDAGKAKKADAESDQIVSQQESDDLDVLNQATTDKKATATDLVNALEDGPEKASLKARLDQVKTSEVIVNDANSNGKSDSQEIEKPELDPKVDDSEKGNSAKTGHKVVPMGTKPAGRIVSSQSVKTSTPSQTKSDESLPRTGERSNSLATIYGGVTIALAALFASKKRKRDREE